From the genome of Lutzomyia longipalpis isolate SR_M1_2022 chromosome 2, ASM2433408v1, one region includes:
- the LOC129788447 gene encoding lysosomal thioesterase PPT2 homolog produces MNCSQISLLFLFSFITSSLCYKPVFLLHGILTGAESMLIMEEEIKRLHPGTKVYMTDRFGGWSSLENTWHQVKELGSDIMEICDMHPEGIHLVGYSQGGLLARAILQTFTNHTVKNFISLSSPQAGQYGTEFLHLIFPSLTAKAAFELFYSYIGQHTSVGNYWNDPHHQELFFKYSNFLPYINNAIRTTNSTQFRDGLLKLDKMILIGGPNDGVITPWQSSHFAYFDENDEVIPLHQREIWTKDTIGLKTLHNEGKLKILSFPNVKHHQWHLDARVIQEAVIPFLD; encoded by the exons ATGAATTGCTCTCAAattagtttattatttttattttccttcataaCTTCCTCCCTGTGCTATAAACCCGTATTCCTCCTCCATGGAATCCTCACGGGTGCTGAAAGTATGCTCATTATGGAAGAGGAGATTAAGAGG CTTCATCCTGGGACGAAGGTTTACATGACTGATCGCTTTGGTGGATGGTCCAGTTTGGAGAATACATGGCATCAGGTGAAGGAATTGGGCAGTGATATTATGGAGATCTGTGACATGCATCCTGAGGGCATTCACTTGGTTGGCTACTCACAGGGAGGACTCCTTGCCCGGGCAATCCTGCAAACATTCACCAATCACAccgtaaagaattttatctcactCAGTTCCCCACAAGCTGGGCAATACGGAA CTGAATTTCTTCACTTAATCTTCCCGAGTCTCACCGCCAAGGCTGCCTTTGAGCTGTTCTACTCCTACATAGGGCAGCACACATCCGTGGGGAATTACTGGAATGATCCCCATCATCAGGAACTCTTCTTCAAGTACAGCAACTTCCTGCCCTACATCAATAATGCCATTCGCACCACAAACTCCACACAATTCCGCGATGGTTTGCTAAAACTCGACAAGATGATCCTGATTGGAGGACCAAATGACGGCGTAATAACTCCCTGGCAATCCAG cCATTTTGCCTATTTCGACGAGAACGACGAAGTTATTCCTCTCCATCAGAGGGAAATTTGGACAAAGGACACAATTGGGCTGAAAACCCTTCACAACGAAGGAAAGCTAAAGATACTCTCCTTTCCCAATGTGAAGCATCATCAATGGCATCTGGATGCACGTGTTATTCAGGAAGCGGTTATTCCCTTCCTCGATtga